From a single Mycolicibacterium moriokaense genomic region:
- a CDS encoding SDR family NAD(P)-dependent oxidoreductase, producing the protein MQFANKTAIVTGAASGIGRAIAVRMADAGAVVAALDRDAAGLAATVAAIGESARAYGVDLADASAISVATDAIVKDLGLPHVLVNAAGFDRVEPFMSNDDDLWQALVAVNFLGPVRLTRAVLDVVVPEGAPLKIVNIASDAGRVGSLGETVYAGTKGGVIAFTKSLAREMARYQINVNCVCPGPTDTPLFALLPDKVKDGLIRAIPFRRLATPEEIADSVLFFASDRANYVTGQVLSVSGGLTMAG; encoded by the coding sequence ATGCAGTTCGCGAACAAAACGGCGATCGTGACGGGAGCCGCCTCAGGCATCGGTCGCGCGATCGCCGTCCGTATGGCCGATGCCGGCGCCGTCGTCGCGGCGTTGGACCGTGATGCCGCCGGGCTTGCCGCGACGGTAGCGGCGATCGGCGAGAGCGCCCGTGCCTATGGGGTCGACCTCGCCGACGCGTCGGCGATTTCCGTAGCTACCGATGCAATCGTCAAAGACCTCGGCCTGCCACACGTATTGGTCAATGCCGCGGGATTCGATCGGGTCGAGCCGTTCATGAGTAACGACGACGACTTGTGGCAAGCACTGGTCGCGGTGAATTTCCTAGGTCCGGTTCGGCTCACACGCGCTGTGCTGGACGTCGTCGTTCCCGAGGGTGCGCCCCTCAAGATCGTCAACATCGCCAGTGACGCCGGACGGGTAGGGAGTCTGGGGGAGACGGTGTACGCCGGCACCAAGGGCGGGGTGATCGCCTTCACCAAGTCGCTCGCACGCGAGATGGCCAGGTATCAGATCAACGTCAACTGTGTGTGCCCCGGCCCCACCGATACGCCGCTGTTCGCCTTGCTACCTGACAAAGTCAAAGATGGCCTCATCCGGGCGATTCCGTTCCGCCGGTTGGCGACTCCCGAAGAGATCGCCGACTCAGTGCTGTTCTTTGCCTCGGACAGAGCCAATTACGTGACCGGCCAGGTGCTCAGTGTCAGCGGCGGTTTGACCATGGCGGGGTAG
- a CDS encoding TetR/AcrR family transcriptional regulator, producing the protein MTEPSKATRRPSSRVERRRDRRKAEIVATATQLLSSRGYQGMNLEDVAEHTDIAKATLYHYFSSKDELVKAVLEELTTDVNTRLQTALDEAGDRSHLEQLQTLIREQIRILTETAPEVGAVFAWPKSWPDAFEPIIKDSRRRHDALFRKVVLAGIAAGEFDCPNADVAVQCLHGVLNHSSLWIRRDMPARKKAQLREAVVATASRMFGK; encoded by the coding sequence ATGACTGAGCCTTCGAAGGCGACACGGCGTCCGTCGAGTCGCGTCGAACGGCGGCGTGATCGACGCAAAGCTGAGATCGTCGCGACCGCTACCCAACTGTTGTCATCTCGCGGATACCAGGGGATGAACCTCGAGGACGTCGCCGAACACACGGACATCGCCAAAGCCACTCTCTATCACTACTTTTCGAGCAAGGACGAGCTGGTCAAAGCGGTGCTGGAAGAGTTGACCACCGATGTCAACACTCGGTTGCAGACGGCATTGGATGAGGCTGGCGACCGCAGCCACCTCGAGCAGCTGCAGACACTCATTCGCGAGCAGATCCGCATCCTGACCGAGACCGCACCGGAGGTCGGCGCGGTTTTCGCGTGGCCCAAGTCATGGCCGGATGCCTTCGAGCCGATCATCAAGGACAGTCGCCGCCGCCACGACGCACTGTTCCGCAAGGTGGTGCTCGCGGGCATCGCAGCGGGCGAATTCGACTGTCCCAACGCCGATGTCGCCGTGCAATGTCTCCACGGAGTCCTCAACCATTCGTCGCTGTGGATCAGGAGAGACATGCCCGCCAGGAAGAAGGCGCAACTGCGTGAGGCCGTGGTGGCGACAGCTTCGCGAATGTTCGGAAAGTAA
- a CDS encoding MBL fold metallo-hydrolase: MADRTQLGAATVTRVVEWRLDLPLTMFPETPPTVWHELAPELSPTFWDSDNWHAVVQTWVIEVDGLTVVVDTGVGNGRDRPAMPFLANLDTDFLDSLHAAGVSPDSVDVVVNTHIHTDHVGWNTRRDNDEWVPTFPNARYLVPEADYRYYHPDNADARGPGRSEEHQARLDASRILFADSVLPVDATGQIELWSGDYRVSDSLRLRPAPGHTPGSSVLWLDAGSPAVFVGDLTHSPMQLHRPSDSCVLDEDFVEAAVTRRRVLAEASMRRATVIPAHYPGRGGATVVARGDAFMIDDWLEIDAL; this comes from the coding sequence ATGGCCGACCGCACGCAATTGGGTGCTGCGACCGTCACGCGGGTGGTCGAATGGCGGCTCGACCTGCCGCTCACGATGTTTCCCGAGACGCCGCCCACCGTATGGCACGAACTGGCACCCGAACTGAGCCCCACGTTCTGGGACTCCGACAACTGGCACGCCGTCGTACAGACGTGGGTGATCGAGGTGGATGGGCTCACGGTGGTGGTCGACACCGGCGTCGGTAACGGCCGCGACCGCCCGGCAATGCCGTTCCTGGCCAATCTCGACACCGACTTCCTGGACTCCCTTCACGCCGCGGGCGTTTCACCCGACTCGGTGGACGTCGTGGTCAACACCCACATCCACACCGACCACGTCGGCTGGAACACAAGGCGCGACAACGATGAATGGGTTCCGACGTTTCCCAATGCGCGCTACCTCGTGCCGGAAGCCGACTACCGCTACTACCACCCCGACAACGCCGACGCGCGGGGCCCCGGTCGGTCCGAGGAACATCAGGCGCGACTGGACGCGAGCCGAATCCTGTTCGCCGACAGCGTTCTTCCCGTTGATGCAACGGGCCAGATCGAGCTCTGGTCGGGCGACTATCGGGTCAGCGACTCGTTGAGATTGCGGCCCGCTCCCGGCCACACCCCTGGCTCGTCTGTGCTCTGGCTGGACGCGGGCAGTCCCGCGGTGTTCGTCGGTGACCTCACCCACAGCCCCATGCAGTTGCACAGACCATCGGATTCCTGCGTACTCGATGAGGACTTCGTCGAGGCGGCGGTGACCCGTCGGCGGGTGCTCGCCGAGGCGTCCATGCGACGCGCCACCGTCATCCCTGCGCACTATCCAGGGCGTGGCGGGGCCACCGTAGTGGCGCGCGGCGACGCATTCATGATCGACGACTGGCTCGAAATAGACGCCCTATAG
- a CDS encoding TetR family transcriptional regulator, producing MGRWEPDAKGRLERAALELYAERGFDETTVAEIAERAGVTERTFFRHFSDKREVLFRGNELAERVADALREARGNLSPLDAVVAAFESTAEFFDGRRAHSRTRQGVIDAHPALRERELIKLATMAEAVGQALRDRGVSEPAAGLAAEAGTAVFKVAFERWLDDPTDRSIAVHLQEALAELKSVTRG from the coding sequence ATGGGTCGATGGGAGCCGGACGCGAAGGGCCGCCTCGAGCGCGCGGCGCTCGAGCTCTACGCCGAACGCGGGTTCGACGAGACCACGGTTGCCGAGATCGCCGAGCGGGCGGGCGTCACCGAGCGCACGTTCTTCCGGCATTTCTCCGACAAGCGCGAGGTGCTGTTTCGCGGCAACGAGCTGGCCGAACGCGTCGCCGACGCGCTTCGGGAAGCGCGCGGCAACCTGTCCCCTCTCGATGCCGTCGTCGCCGCGTTCGAATCGACCGCCGAGTTCTTCGACGGCAGGCGAGCGCATTCGAGAACACGCCAAGGCGTCATCGACGCCCATCCAGCGCTGCGAGAACGAGAACTGATCAAGCTCGCGACTATGGCCGAGGCGGTCGGCCAGGCGCTTCGCGATCGTGGAGTCTCGGAACCCGCGGCCGGCTTGGCGGCTGAGGCAGGAACTGCCGTATTCAAGGTCGCGTTCGAGCGCTGGCTCGACGATCCGACGGACCGCAGCATCGCGGTGCACCTCCAAGAGGCGTTGGCGGAGCTCAAATCGGTGACAAGGGGCTGA
- a CDS encoding SDR family oxidoreductase, translated as MHVFVTGASGHIGSLVVRDLLDNGHQVSGLARSDEGADAVERAGAQVVRGTLDDLDVLTKSAGESDGVIHLAFKHDFGDYVGAAEADLRAVRAIGTGLTGSGKPFVNTSGTAVLATGSSSALATEETMPPSEGPRVPSENAALALADQGVRASIIRLAPTVHGSTDRRGFIPTIIENARKTGQSVYVGDGANRWPAVHNVDAARLYRLALEAAPAGSRFHGAAEEGIPFRDIAEAIGKQLNVPAVSVSLDEATEQLGFIGWVASLDNPTSSAITRKVLGWTPEQATLLEDLNAGHYFA; from the coding sequence ATGCATGTTTTCGTCACCGGCGCGTCGGGCCATATCGGTTCATTGGTCGTGCGCGATTTGCTCGACAACGGTCATCAGGTCTCGGGTTTGGCCCGCTCAGACGAAGGGGCCGACGCGGTGGAGCGGGCCGGAGCGCAGGTGGTGCGGGGCACCCTTGACGATCTCGACGTGCTGACGAAGTCGGCGGGGGAGTCCGACGGGGTCATCCACCTAGCCTTCAAGCACGATTTCGGCGACTACGTGGGCGCCGCCGAAGCCGATCTTCGGGCTGTGCGAGCCATCGGGACAGGGTTGACCGGCTCGGGTAAGCCGTTCGTCAACACATCCGGCACCGCTGTGCTTGCCACCGGTTCGTCGAGCGCGTTAGCGACCGAGGAAACCATGCCGCCGTCGGAGGGTCCCCGCGTACCGTCGGAGAACGCCGCCCTTGCGCTGGCGGACCAGGGCGTGCGTGCCTCGATCATCCGGTTGGCGCCCACGGTCCACGGGTCCACCGACCGTCGCGGGTTCATCCCGACGATCATCGAGAATGCGCGAAAGACCGGGCAGTCCGTCTACGTTGGCGATGGCGCCAACCGCTGGCCCGCGGTGCACAACGTCGATGCCGCACGGTTGTACCGATTGGCGTTGGAGGCCGCACCTGCCGGGTCCCGTTTCCACGGTGCCGCCGAGGAAGGGATTCCGTTCCGGGACATCGCCGAAGCCATCGGCAAGCAACTGAACGTACCGGCCGTTAGCGTCTCGCTGGACGAAGCGACGGAACAGCTTGGCTTCATCGGATGGGTTGCGTCGCTGGATAATCCCACATCCAGTGCGATCACTCGAAAAGTGCTTGGCTGGACCCCCGAGCAAGCGACGCTGCTCGAAGACCTGAATGCCGGACACTACTTCGCCTGA
- a CDS encoding GMC family oxidoreductase — protein MAEFDYIIVGAGSAGCLLANRLSANPDHRVLLIEAGGKDNWFWIKIPVGYLFTIANPRTDWCFNTEPDPGLAGRSIIYARGRVVGGCSSINAMIHMRGQASDYELWAKATGDERWLWGGPHRPGETLAIYKGLENYFGGADDWHGEDGEIRVERPRVRWKILDAWQAAAAEFGITPIDEFNRGDNSGSAYFHVNQRRGRRWSMADAFLHPVSHRPNLTVYTQTQALKLLMDDEVRDDQRRGAWTTAQHHVTGVRLLKDGQIVDVRARREVILSAGAIGSPQLMQVSGLGPAELLNQHQVPVAVDLPGVGENLQDHLQLRMVYRIRGARTVNTLYRNWITRAGMGIQYLLLRSGPMTMPPSTLGAFAKSDPALASPDLEWHVQPLSLPKFGEPLHPFGAITPSVCNLRPSSRGHVRIADADPLSKPKIFCNYLSTEDDCEIAVRGLRMTRQIMAAPTLTRYSPEEFLPGPQLESDEDLLQAARELGTTIFHPVGTCAMGAFDSHGSPRSPTTVLDTDFRVFRVAGLRVVDASAMPTITSGNTNAPVMLIAERAARAILK, from the coding sequence GTGGCCGAATTCGACTACATCATCGTGGGCGCAGGCAGCGCGGGTTGCCTCCTCGCCAATAGGCTCAGCGCCAACCCTGACCACCGTGTGCTCTTGATCGAGGCCGGCGGCAAGGACAACTGGTTCTGGATCAAGATCCCGGTGGGCTATCTGTTCACCATTGCCAACCCCCGCACCGACTGGTGCTTCAACACCGAGCCCGACCCGGGCCTGGCCGGCCGCAGCATCATCTACGCGCGCGGCCGCGTCGTCGGCGGCTGCTCATCGATCAACGCAATGATCCACATGCGCGGGCAGGCAAGCGATTACGAACTCTGGGCGAAAGCCACCGGTGACGAGCGGTGGCTCTGGGGTGGCCCGCATCGTCCCGGCGAGACGCTGGCGATATACAAGGGGTTGGAGAACTACTTCGGCGGAGCCGACGACTGGCACGGCGAAGATGGTGAGATCCGCGTCGAGCGGCCGCGGGTCCGCTGGAAGATTCTGGACGCCTGGCAGGCCGCCGCTGCCGAGTTCGGCATCACGCCGATCGATGAGTTCAACCGCGGCGACAACTCCGGCAGCGCGTACTTCCATGTCAATCAACGGCGCGGCCGGCGCTGGTCGATGGCCGACGCGTTCCTCCACCCCGTCTCCCACCGGCCCAATCTCACCGTCTACACCCAGACGCAGGCGCTAAAACTGCTGATGGATGACGAGGTCCGCGACGATCAGCGTCGCGGTGCCTGGACCACGGCGCAGCATCACGTCACCGGCGTGCGTCTGCTCAAAGACGGCCAGATCGTCGACGTTCGAGCCCGCCGCGAGGTGATCCTGAGCGCTGGAGCCATCGGCTCGCCGCAGCTCATGCAGGTCTCGGGCCTGGGCCCGGCCGAGCTACTCAACCAGCATCAGGTACCGGTGGCCGTCGACCTGCCTGGAGTGGGTGAAAACCTCCAAGACCATCTGCAGCTGCGAATGGTCTACCGCATCCGGGGCGCGCGAACCGTCAACACGCTGTACCGGAACTGGATCACCCGCGCAGGCATGGGAATTCAGTACCTGCTGCTGCGATCAGGACCGATGACCATGCCGCCGTCCACGCTGGGCGCCTTCGCCAAGAGCGACCCCGCGCTCGCCAGCCCCGATTTGGAGTGGCATGTGCAGCCGTTGTCTCTGCCGAAGTTCGGCGAACCACTGCATCCCTTCGGCGCCATCACTCCCTCGGTCTGCAATCTGCGACCCAGCTCGCGCGGCCATGTGCGAATCGCCGATGCGGATCCGCTGTCCAAGCCAAAGATCTTCTGCAACTACCTGTCCACTGAGGACGACTGCGAAATCGCCGTGCGAGGTCTCCGGATGACCCGGCAGATCATGGCAGCGCCGACCCTGACCCGCTACTCCCCGGAGGAGTTTCTGCCCGGCCCCCAACTTGAGAGCGACGAGGATCTGCTGCAGGCGGCCCGTGAACTGGGCACCACCATCTTCCACCCGGTAGGCACCTGTGCGATGGGAGCTTTCGACTCACACGGCTCGCCCCGGTCGCCAACCACGGTGCTCGACACCGACTTCCGCGTGTTTCGTGTCGCCGGCCTTCGAGTGGTTGACGCGTCGGCGATGCCCACCATCACTTCTGGGAACACCAATGCGCCGGTGATGCTGATCGCAGAGCGCGCCGCGCGGGCGATCCTAAAATGA
- a CDS encoding dienelactone hydrolase family protein, protein MVVVREVSYHVDGLTMIAHLAHPDGEGPWPAVLIGHDGVGLEHYQRSRADILAERGYVAFALDYHAGKTYFGQPQAMLDRVMPLLADPERMRAIGRAGLDALLAVPGVDTGRLAAIGYGAGGRIVLELARMGTPFAAVAVVHPALPASRAEDWTDVGAAFLLCTGSEDPLCTPEQLMAFASVLQGAGRDWRVNIYGGAQHAFWAAPMSSADALSDGGTPDRPAATVPGVGHHAAHARRAWRAVLDLLDDTLRRSDGDEKL, encoded by the coding sequence ATGGTCGTGGTACGGGAAGTCAGTTACCACGTCGACGGACTGACAATGATCGCCCACCTGGCTCATCCCGACGGCGAGGGCCCGTGGCCGGCTGTGCTGATCGGCCACGATGGAGTCGGTCTGGAGCATTATCAACGCAGCCGTGCCGACATCCTCGCCGAGCGGGGATACGTCGCGTTCGCGTTGGACTACCACGCGGGCAAAACGTATTTTGGCCAGCCGCAGGCAATGCTGGACCGGGTCATGCCGCTACTGGCCGACCCCGAGCGTATGCGCGCGATAGGGCGTGCGGGGCTCGACGCTCTTCTAGCCGTTCCGGGCGTCGACACGGGGCGTCTCGCGGCGATCGGATACGGCGCCGGTGGCCGCATCGTTCTCGAACTTGCCCGAATGGGAACGCCGTTCGCGGCGGTCGCGGTCGTGCACCCGGCCTTGCCGGCTTCTCGCGCCGAGGACTGGACCGACGTCGGCGCCGCCTTTCTGTTGTGCACGGGTTCCGAGGACCCCTTGTGTACCCCTGAGCAGCTCATGGCGTTCGCATCCGTATTGCAGGGGGCTGGACGGGACTGGCGCGTCAACATCTACGGTGGCGCTCAACACGCCTTCTGGGCCGCTCCGATGTCATCGGCCGATGCACTGTCCGATGGTGGCACCCCGGACCGCCCAGCGGCCACAGTCCCCGGAGTAGGTCACCACGCTGCCCACGCGCGACGGGCGTGGCGGGCGGTGCTAGATCTGCTCGACGACACTCTGCGCCGATCCGACGGCGACGAAAAGCTGTGA
- a CDS encoding TetR/AcrR family transcriptional regulator encodes MAISQKTALPHKEALLRSGTKLFYDYGFHGTTVDAVLADAGVPKGSFYHHFGSKDAFGQAVVDRYMEFQRNLFHKWSSKKDLSTSDKLVGYAKEMSQMCVKSGFQRGCLVGKFSTEVAATSDVFRQQLSSHIEAWTTDLTTLLATGQEQDDVRTDRSAREIAEAVLSLIQGTFVLALSTRNKHTIASLVTTLRLLVERPA; translated from the coding sequence ATGGCGATTTCGCAGAAGACTGCTCTCCCCCATAAGGAGGCTCTCCTGCGTAGCGGAACGAAGCTGTTCTACGACTACGGCTTCCACGGCACGACAGTCGATGCGGTACTCGCCGACGCCGGTGTGCCGAAAGGCTCGTTCTATCACCACTTCGGCTCCAAAGACGCGTTCGGCCAAGCCGTAGTCGACCGCTACATGGAGTTCCAACGCAATCTGTTCCACAAGTGGTCGTCGAAGAAGGACCTCTCGACGTCCGACAAGCTGGTCGGCTATGCCAAAGAGATGTCGCAGATGTGCGTCAAGTCCGGGTTTCAACGCGGGTGCTTGGTAGGCAAGTTCTCAACGGAGGTCGCCGCTACGTCCGACGTGTTCCGCCAGCAGCTGAGCAGTCATATCGAAGCGTGGACTACGGACCTCACGACGCTGCTCGCGACCGGCCAGGAGCAGGACGACGTCCGGACCGACCGCTCGGCACGGGAGATCGCCGAGGCGGTGCTGTCGCTCATTCAGGGAACATTCGTGTTGGCGCTATCCACTCGCAACAAGCACACTATCGCGTCGCTTGTGACAACTCTGCGACTGCTCGTCGAACGACCCGCTTAA
- a CDS encoding crotonase/enoyl-CoA hydratase family protein, with translation MDSYETLTVKRDGAVFVIGLNRPDKRNAFNRAMISELADALGKLDSDDGLRAGVLYGEGKGFTSGLDLPDVVPSLQDGSLQVPEGGINPWLVDGRRLTKPLVAAVHGKCLTLGIELLLASDIVVAAESATFAQLEIARGIYPFGGATLRFPRAAGWGNAMRWMLTAEEFDSAEAHRIGIVQEVVADGAHVARAVQLAQVIAAQAPLGVQATLYSARLAQREGEAAAAAELVPTVVKLFGTEDARVGLESFLTRQPAQFVGR, from the coding sequence ATTGACAGTTACGAAACCCTGACCGTGAAGCGTGACGGCGCTGTCTTCGTCATCGGTCTCAACAGGCCCGACAAGCGAAACGCATTCAACAGGGCGATGATCAGCGAGCTCGCCGACGCTCTCGGCAAGCTCGACAGTGACGACGGTCTGCGCGCCGGGGTGCTCTACGGCGAGGGGAAGGGGTTCACCTCCGGACTCGACCTGCCCGATGTCGTCCCCAGCCTGCAGGATGGCTCACTGCAGGTCCCCGAAGGGGGGATCAACCCCTGGCTGGTGGACGGTCGGCGGTTGACGAAACCGCTCGTCGCCGCCGTGCACGGCAAGTGCCTCACGCTGGGGATCGAGTTGCTGCTGGCTTCCGACATCGTTGTGGCGGCAGAAAGCGCGACGTTCGCGCAGCTCGAGATTGCCAGGGGCATATACCCGTTCGGCGGTGCGACGCTGCGCTTCCCGCGCGCTGCCGGGTGGGGGAACGCGATGCGCTGGATGCTGACTGCGGAGGAGTTCGACAGCGCGGAAGCACATCGTATCGGCATCGTCCAGGAGGTCGTGGCCGACGGCGCACACGTCGCACGCGCGGTTCAGCTCGCGCAGGTGATCGCCGCGCAAGCACCGCTAGGAGTCCAGGCCACTCTTTATAGCGCCCGGCTGGCCCAGCGGGAAGGTGAAGCGGCAGCCGCAGCCGAACTCGTCCCAACCGTCGTCAAGCTCTTCGGTACCGAGGACGCGCGCGTCGGCCTGGAATCCTTCCTCACCCGTCAGCCGGCGCAGTTCGTCGGTCGCTGA
- a CDS encoding flavin-containing monooxygenase: protein MTRTAIIGAGPCGLALLDAFEKARADGADIGEVVCFEKQSDWGGLWNYTWRTGLDEHGDPVHGSMYRYLWSNGPKECLEFADYTFDEHFGTAIPSFPPREVLYDYIVGRAKKINVREAIQFDTAVRGVSFDSDTQTFSVTTESFPDRKLTTESFDYVVVATGHFSVPNVPEYPGFESFPGRILHSHDFRDAAEFTGKDVLILGSSYSAEDIALQTFKYGAKSVTISYRNAPMGFGWPEGITEVPALQGVDGRTATFADGTTRDVDAVILCTGYLHHFPFLDTELRLTTANTLYPGGLYKGVVWAANPKLLYLGMQDQHYTFNMFDAQAFYARDVILGRTQLPDPEIMAADIDHWLTKLDGVSGCMEQIDFQTDYVRDLLALSDYADFDLELVRQHFITWEHDKDESILGYRNKSFSSPCTGTVGPAPHTPWWDEMDDSLSKFLQR from the coding sequence ATGACACGAACCGCCATCATCGGTGCCGGCCCCTGCGGGCTGGCGCTCCTCGACGCCTTCGAAAAGGCCCGTGCCGACGGGGCCGACATCGGTGAGGTCGTGTGCTTCGAGAAGCAGAGCGACTGGGGTGGACTGTGGAACTACACCTGGCGGACGGGACTGGACGAACACGGTGATCCCGTGCACGGCAGCATGTACCGCTACCTGTGGTCCAACGGACCCAAGGAGTGCCTGGAGTTCGCCGACTACACCTTCGACGAGCACTTCGGGACCGCGATCCCGTCGTTCCCGCCACGAGAGGTGCTCTACGACTACATCGTCGGCCGAGCCAAGAAGATCAATGTCCGAGAAGCCATCCAATTCGACACCGCCGTGCGCGGAGTCAGCTTCGACTCCGATACCCAGACCTTCTCCGTCACCACTGAATCTTTCCCGGACCGCAAACTGACCACCGAGTCCTTCGACTACGTCGTGGTCGCCACGGGCCACTTCTCGGTGCCCAACGTGCCGGAGTACCCGGGTTTCGAGTCATTCCCGGGACGCATCCTGCACTCGCACGACTTCCGCGACGCCGCCGAATTCACCGGCAAGGATGTGCTGATCCTGGGCAGCAGCTACTCGGCCGAGGACATCGCGCTGCAGACGTTCAAGTACGGCGCCAAGTCGGTGACCATCTCATACCGCAACGCGCCCATGGGATTCGGCTGGCCTGAGGGGATCACCGAGGTGCCCGCGCTGCAGGGCGTCGACGGGCGCACCGCGACGTTCGCGGACGGCACCACCCGCGACGTCGACGCGGTGATCCTGTGCACGGGCTATCTGCACCACTTTCCGTTCCTCGACACTGAACTGCGCCTGACGACCGCCAACACGCTGTATCCGGGTGGGCTCTACAAGGGAGTGGTGTGGGCGGCCAATCCCAAGCTGCTGTATCTCGGTATGCAGGACCAGCACTACACGTTCAACATGTTCGACGCGCAGGCGTTCTATGCGCGCGACGTCATTCTGGGGCGGACACAGCTGCCCGACCCCGAGATCATGGCCGCAGACATCGACCACTGGCTGACCAAGCTCGACGGCGTGTCCGGCTGCATGGAACAGATCGACTTCCAGACCGATTACGTGCGTGACCTATTGGCGTTGTCGGACTACGCCGACTTTGACCTGGAGTTGGTCCGGCAGCACTTCATCACATGGGAGCACGACAAGGACGAGAGCATCCTCGGCTACCGCAACAAGTCGTTCTCGTCGCCCTGCACCGGCACGGTCGGACCGGCGCCGCACACACCGTGGTGGGATGAGATGGACGACAGCCTGTCGAAGTTCCTGCAGAGGTGA